One Setaria viridis chromosome 7, Setaria_viridis_v4.0, whole genome shotgun sequence genomic region harbors:
- the LOC117863149 gene encoding probable cytokinin riboside 5'-monophosphate phosphoribohydrolase LOGL6: MNREDHMEIIKEEEEAAVDEVMELSMATSRFRRICVFCGSSQGKKKSYQDAAVELGEELVSRNIDLVYGGGSVGLMGLVSRAVYNGGRHVIGVIPKTLMPREITGETVGEVKAVADMHQRKAEMARQSDAFIALPGGYGTLEELLEVIAWAQLGIHDKPVGLLNVDGYYNSLLSFIDKAVEEEFISPTARHIIVLAPTPKELLDKLEEYSPRHEKVVPKMKWEVEQLSYCKSCEIPGLKEGTKPIIQAQRGSML; this comes from the exons ATGAATAGAGAAGATCACATGGAGATcatcaaggaggaggaagaggcagCTGTGGATGAGGTGATGGAACTGTCGATGGCGACGTCTCGGTTCAGGAGGATCTGCGTCTTCTGCGGGAGCAGCCAGGGCAAGAAGAAGAGCTACCAGGACGCTGCCGTCGAGCTCGGCGAGGAGCTG GTCTCAAGGAACATTGATCTGGTCTATGGCGGGGGAAGTGTCGGGCTAATGGGCCTGGTCTCTCGAGCAGTCTACAACGGAGGGAGGCACGTCATCGG GGTGATTCCCAAGACCCTCATGCCGAGAGAG ATAACAGGTGAGACGGTTGGGGAGGTGAAGGCCGTGGCAGATATGCATCAGAGGAAGGCTGAGATGGCTAGGCAATCAGATGCCTTCATAGCACTCCCTG GGGGCTATGGAACGCTTGAAGAGCTACTGGAAGTGATCGCATGGGCGCAGCTTGGCATTCACGACAAGCCG GTTGGGCTGCTAAATGTGGACGGGTACTACAACTCTCTGCTATCCTTCATCGACAAAGCCGTGGAGGAAGAGTTCATCAGTCCGACCGCTCGCCACATCATCGTCTTGGCTCCAACACCAAAAGAACTGCTCGACAAGTTAGAG GAGTACTCCCCTCGGCACGAGAAGGTGGTGCCGAAGATGAAGTGGGAGGTGGAGCAGCTGAGCTACTGCAAGAGCTGCGAGATCCCGGGGCTCAAGGAAGGGACGAAGCCGATCATCCAGGCGCAGCGAGGATCCATGCTCTGA